One Phoenix dactylifera cultivar Barhee BC4 chromosome 14, palm_55x_up_171113_PBpolish2nd_filt_p, whole genome shotgun sequence DNA window includes the following coding sequences:
- the LOC103701373 gene encoding protein NODULATION SIGNALING PATHWAY 2-like, translating to MEYEPSYGQCSLQANEDIIFPLIMHDVFPDDGHMDTGFPGMSCGDEPLVHDAFMGLQKSLPSGSTHEYSSQQEILVAIRGELMEENSLADLLLASAKAVETENWHLASTALARLDQLLLGREMDANPLNQLAYYLAQGLRARTNDLGANDVFPVHSMASDGMSAYQMLQELSPYVKFGHFAANQAILEATEGDREVRIVDLDVMEGIQWPPLMVDLASRIGTSLWITALVEAGNVEAVHRTGRRLVEFADSIGLPLRFDCLQVNKEGDLERVEAGEGSLVINCMVNQLQRPSRSFKSLNFLLGGARKLRPKLVVLVEEDLFSFGKGPFKSFVEFFCEALHHFSAIFDSLNCSFVGDYRMGLRLVEREMLGPRIVDSVGKFLKEMEGWGGGFSGLEGFRTIPLSSCNVSQAKFLVGLFGRGYGVQHEKGRLALSWKSRPLTTVSILVPA from the coding sequence ATGGAGTATGAGCCAAGTTATGGCCAATGTTCTCTACAAGCCAATGAAGACATCATCTTCcctttaatcatgcatgatgtTTTTCCTGATGATGGTCACATGGATACTGGCTTTCCTGGGATGAGCTGTGGAGATGAGCCATTGGTTCATGACGCCTTCATGGGCCTGCAAAAGTCCCTTCCTTCAGGCTCGACTCATGAATATTCATCTCAACAGGAGATCTTGGTTGCGATCCGAGGGGAGCTAATGGAGGAGAACAGCTTGGCTGATCTACTCCTGGCCAGTGCCAAAGCTGTCGAGACTGAGAACTGGCATCTGGCTTCCACAGCACTTGCGAGGCTCGACCAGCTGCTTCTTGGCCGAGAGATGGACGCcaatccacttaatcaattggcCTACTACTTGGCGCAGGGGCTCCGGGCAAGGACTAATGATCTCGGTGCAAACGACGTCTTCCCGGTCCATTCCATGGCGTCCGACGGCATGTCGGCGTACCAGATGTTGCAGGAATTATCGCCATACGTGAAGTTCGGGCACTTCGCGGCCAACCAGGCCATCCTCGAGGCAACAGAGGGGGACCGGGAGGTCCGCATCGTGGACCTGGACGTGATGGAGGGGATTCAATGGCCTCCATTAATGGTGGACCTTGCAAGCAGAATCGGCACGTCGCTTTGGATCACTGCACTCGTTGAGGCCGGCAATGTGGAGGCGGTCCACCGGACCGGGCGGAGGTTGGTGGAGTTTGCGGACTCCATCGGGCTCCCTCTTCGGTTTGACTGTCTGCAGGTCAACAAGGAAGGGGACTTGGAACGAGTCGAAGCCGGCGAAGGATCGCTCGTAATAAACTGCATGGTCAATCAGCTACAAAGGCCAAGTAGGAGCTTTAAATCACTGAACTTCTTGCTTGGTGGTGCGAGGAAGCTAAGACCAAAGCTGGTGGTTTTGGTGGAGGAAGATCTCTTTAGCTTCGGTAAGGGTCCTTTTAAGTCCTTCGTGGAGTTCTTTTGTGAGGCTTTGCACCACTTCTCTGCTATCTTTGATTCATTAAATTGTAGTTTTGTGGGTGACTATAGGATGGGGCTGAGGCTGGTTGAGAGGGAGATGTTGGGACCTAGGATAGTGGACTCTGTGGGgaagtttttaaaagagatGGAGGGGTGGGGAGGAGGGTTTAGTGGGTTGGAGGGTTTCAGGACCATTCCACTGAGCTCTTGTAATGTTTCTCAGGCGAAGTTTTTGGTGGGGCTCTTTGGTAGAGGGTATGGGGTGCAGCATGAGAAAGGTAGGCTGGCTCTTTCTTGGAAGTCAAGGCCTTTAACCACAGTGTCCATCTTGGTCCCTGCATGA
- the LOC103701374 gene encoding putative pentatricopeptide repeat-containing protein At5g59200, chloroplastic: MARHVSDSPPMETSGAPYPFPHLSLPPSPLPSRQFKSLPPNPANSPTISLLAKATHPSHLPQIHAHLVKTGAARNNFYLSKLLSLLLRFRRLTDARHLLDHADRPNALLWNTLLKAYAHDGLFFEALSLYKQMLRSGVTPDFYTFPFVLKACEVLSTGCAIHSSVVKLGVESNLHVRNSLIAFYCKCFAVELAQKVFDDMDERDLVSYTSMISGYAKVEDMERAMLLFEAMPERDFVSWGAIISGFIQNGCPEEALSLFREMQLSGVPLSEVAIVSSISSCASLGLRSLGLWLHALVVRHGLEMSVFVGTALVDMYGKCGDLDNARRMFRSMTEKSVASWNALIGGLSANGCVEEALLVFEEMIGMGIEPNSVTLSCILSACRHGGLVEKGQYYFEYLSKEYGILLNLDHYGCMVDLLGRAGLVHEAYEMICSMPMEPNEIAWGALLGACKVHKNLELAEQALKRLVELDPRNGGNYVLLSNMYAELGRWEDVEKVRVMMRGHGVEKTRGCSSIEVDSVVHEFNSGLQSHPNASRNVQEVGKIVW, translated from the coding sequence ATGGCTAGGCATGTGTCTGATTCTCCGCCCATGGAGACTAGCGGAGCACCATACCCCTTCcctcatctctctctccctccctctcctcttccttcgcGCCAATTCAAATCCCTCCCGCCAAACCCCGCGAActctcccaccatctccttgCTCGCCAAGGCCACCCACCCCTCCCACCTCCCCCAGATCCACGCCCACCTCGTCAAGACCGGCGCCGCCCGCAATAATTTCTACCTCTCCAagctcctctccctcctcctccgcttcCGCCGCCTCACCGACGCCCGCCACCTCCTCGACCACGCTGACCGGCCCAACGCCCTCCTGTGGAATACCCTCCTCAAGGCCTATGCCCACGATGGCCTCTTCTTTGAAGCCCTCTCTCTTTACAAACAAATGCTTCGCAGTGGAGTCACCCCTGACTTCTATACCTTCCCCTTTGTCCTCAAAGCCTGTGAAGTCCTCTCCACTGGATGTGCTATCCATAGCTCGGTCGTAAAGCTTGGTGTTGAGTCCAATCTTCATGTTCGGAATTCATTGATTGCTTTTTACTGCAAATGTTTTGCTGTCGAGCTGGCTCAGAAGGTGTTTGATGACATGGACGAGAGAGATTTGGTTTCATATACTTCGATGATTTCAGGGTATGCTAAGGTTGAGGACATGGAGCGTGCAATGCTGCTCTTTGAGGCAATGCCTGAGAGAGATTTCGTGTCATGGGGAGCAATTATTTCGGGGTTCATTCAGAATGGTTGCCCTGAAGAAGCTTTGTCTCTCTTCCGGGAGATGCAGTTATCTGGGGTTCCCCTGAGCGAAGTTGCGATTGTTAGTAGTATTTCTTCATGTGCGAGCTTGGGGTTGAGAAGTTTGGGGCTCTGGCTCCATGCTCTTGTGGTTAGGCATGGTCTCGAGATGAGCGTCTTTGTGGGCACAGCGCTTGTTGACATGTATGGCAAGTGTGGGGACTTGGATAATGCTCGTCGGATGTTTCGCTCGATGACTGAAAAGAGTGTGGCCTCTTGGAATGCTTTGATTGGTGGACTTTCTGCGAATGGATGTGTTGAGGAAGCCCTATTGGTCTTTGAAGAAATGATAGGAATGGGAATCGAACCCAATTCCGTTACTCTGTCTTGCATTCTCTCTGCTTGTAGACATGGAGGACTTGTGGAGAAGGGGCAGTACTATTTTGAGTACTTGAGTAAGGAGTATGGGATTTTGCTGAATTTGGATCACTATGGATGTATGGTTGATTTACTGGGGCGAGCAGGGCTCGTGCATGAGGCTTATGAAATGATTTGCTCGATGCCAATGGAGCCCAATGAGATAGCCTGGGGAGCACTGTTAGGAGCTTGTAAGGTTCACAAAAATCTTGAACTGGCAGAACAAGCACTCAAGAGGCTTGTGGAGCTTGACCCGAGGAATGGTGGGAACTATGTGCTACTTTCTAACATGTATGCTGAGCTTGGTAGGTGGGAAGATGTTGAGAAGGTGAGAGTCATGATGAGAGGTCATGGAGTGGAGAAAACCCGAGGTTGTAGCTCTATTGAGGTGGATAGTGTGGTTCATGAGTTTAATTCAGGTCTTCAGTCCCATCCTAATGCTTCAAGAAATGTACAAGAAGTTGGAAAAATTGTATGGTAG
- the LOC103701195 gene encoding serine decarboxylase 1 — protein MVGSVGKVSMDLREKADLLPEEFDPKEISAPVDSQPNGVLEGMDGKSREIVLGRNVHKLCFAINEPEADDEVTGEREAYMASVLARYRKSLIERTKHHLGYPYNLDFDYGALSQLQHFSINNLGDPFIESNYGVHSRQFEVGVLDWFARLWELERNEYWGYITNCGTEGNLHGFLVGREVFPDGILYASRESHYSVFKAARMYRMECIRVDTLVSGEIDCKDFRNKLVQNKGKPAIVNVNIGTTVKGAVDDLDMVIQTLEESGFRDRFYIHCDGALFGLMMPFVKRAPKVTFKKPIGSVSVSGHKFVGCPMPCGVQITRLEHIKVLSSNVEYLASRDATIMGSRNGHAPIFLWYTLNRKGYRGFQKEVQKCLRNAHYLKDRLKAAGVSAMLNELSSTVVFERPKDGEFVRRWQLACEGNIAHVVVMPNVTVEKLDTFLNELIQNRSSCYEDGNIPFPCIAADIGDENCLCSLHQK, from the exons ATGGTGGGGAGCGTGGGGAAGGTATCCATGGATCTGCGGGAGAAGGCGGACCTGCTGCCGGAGGAGTTCGATCCGAAGGAGATCTCGGCCCCCGTGGATTCTCAGCCGAATGGAGTCTTGGAGGGCATGGACGGGAAGAGCCGGGAGATCGTACTCGGGAGGAACGTGCACAAATTGTGCTTCGCCATTAACGAGCCCGAGGCGGACGACGAGGTCACCGGGGAGAGGGAGGCTTATATGGCCAGCGTCCTGGCGAGGTACAGGAAATCCCTCATTGAGAGGACCAAGCACCATTTAG GTTACCCCTACAATTTGGACTTTGATTATGGTGCTCTGAGCCAGCTGCAACATTTTTCCATCAACAATCTTGGTGATCCTTTCATTGAAAGCAACTACGGCGTCCATTCCAGGCAATTCGAAGTGGGAGTATTAGATTGGTTTGCTCGTCTGTGGGAATTAGAAAGGAATGAATACTGGGGTTACATCACAAATTGTGGTACCGAAGGGAATCTACATGGTTTTCTTGTCGG GCGGGAAGTTTTTCCGGATGGAATCTTGTATGCCTCAAGGGAGTCCCATTACTCGGTTTTTAAAGCAGCAAGGATGTATCGAATGGAATGCATAAGGGTTGACACTCTGGTCTCTGGCGAGATTGATTGCAAGGATTTCAGAAACAAACTAGTCCAAAACAAGGGAAAACCAGCCATTGTCAATGTCAACATTG GAACAACGGTGAAGGGAGCAGTTGATGATCTTGATATGGTTATACAAACTCTTGAAGAAAGTGGGTTTAGAGATAGATTCTATATTCACTGTGATGGTGCTCTCTTTGGGCTTATGATGCCATTCGTTAAACGT GCACCTAAAGTAACATTCAAAAAGCCTATAGGAAGCGTGAGCGTGTCTGGCCACAAATTTGTTGGATGTCCTATGCCTTGCGGTGTTCAGATAACCAGATTGGAGCACATCAAAGTCCTTTCAAGCAACGTCGAGTATCTTGCTTCCAGGGATGCCACCATCATGGGCAGCCGCAATGGTCATGCCCCAATCTTCCTCTGGTATACCCTGAACAGGAAAGGTTACAGGGGATTTCAGAAAGAAGTCCAGAAGTGCTTGAGGAATGCTCACTATCTCAAAGATCGTCTTAAAGCAGCAGGAGTCAGTGCAATGCTTAATGAGCTCAGCAGCACCGTGGTATTTGAGAGGCCGAAAGATGGTGAGTTTGTCCGCCGCTGGCAACTTGCTTGTGAGGGAAATATTGCTCATGTTGTGGTGATGCCCAACGTCACAGTTGAGAAGCTTGACACTTTCTTGAACGAACTGATTCAGAATCGTTCTAGCTGCTATGAGGATGGAAATATTCCTTTTCCCTGTATTGCAGCAGATATAGGTGATGAGAACTGTCTCTGTTCTCTGCATCAGAAATGA